DNA from Hwangdonia lutea:
TAAATTCTTCTACGAATGGCTTGAAGAGCACTATGTAAAAATCCTTAAAGTATCGTTAACTAAAGAGTTGGGTGAAAAAGCTAAACTGGTTTACATTATTAAAATGGAAAACACGTATGGCAACAAACAACCTTTTACCGAAAAAATTCCAAGTGCCAACCGAAGTGCCGTAAAAGCACAGGATGTCGATATTCCTTTAAACAATAAAAACCCTGAATTGCGTAATCCGTTTGTAATTCCGGGCATCAGAAATGTAAAGATTGAATCTCAGCTCAATCCTAATTACAGTTTTGAAAATTTTTTAGAGGGCGACTCAAACCGATTGGCTCGTAGTGCAGGATTAGCCGTTGCGGCCAAACCTGGAGGAACATCGTTTAATCCCTTGCTTATTTTTGGTGGCGTTGGCTTGGGCAAAACACATTTAGCACACGCCATTGGGGTTGATATTAAAGACAAATATCCTGAAAAAACGGTTTTATATATTTCTGCTGAAAAATTCACGCAACAATATATAGATTCGGTTAAAAAGAATAATAGAAATGATTTTATTCATTTTTATCAAATTATCGATGTGTTGATTATTGACGATGTACAATTCCTTTCCGGAAAATCTGGAACACAGGATGTGTTTTTCCACATATTCAACCATTTACACCAAAACGGAAAGCAAGTTATATTAACAAGTGATAAAGCGCCTGTTGATATGCAAGATATTGAACAGCGCTTATTGTCTCGTTTTAAATGGGGCCTTTCGGCGGAATTGCAAAATCCGGATTTTGAAACCCGCGTATCCATATTAAAAAACAAACTCTATCGTGATGGTGTTGAAATGCCAGATGATATTATTGAGTATGTTGCCAAAAACATTAAAACAAACGTTAGGGAATTAGAAGGTGCGATTATTTCGTTAATTGCACAATCCTCATTCAATAAAAAAGAAATTACCATTGAGCTTGCGAAACAAATTGTAGAGAAATTTGTTAAGAACACCAAACGCGAGGTTTCCATTGACTATATTCAAAAAATTGTATCCGATTATTTCCAAATGGATGTCGATACCTTACAATCTAAAACCAGAAAACGCCATATAGTTCAAGCCAGACAACTCGCTATGTTTTTTGCTAAAAAACTAACAAAAGCATCGTTGGCAAGTATTGGCTCTCAAATTGGTAAACGCGACCACGCTACTGTACTGCACGCCTGTAAAACGGTAGACAACCTATCTTCAACCGATAAGCAATTCAGAAAATATGTTGAAGATATTACTAAAAAACTTTCTGTTTAATACATAAAACTATCTCCCGATACATTGGGGTTTACGGAATACTATTATGACTAAAATTCTTATGGTTTGTTTGGGTAATATTTGCCGTTCGCCTTTGGCCGAAGGTATTATGCGCTCTAAACTGCCCAATGACACCTATTTGGTAGATTCTGCCGGAACAGCGAATTATCATATTGGTAAAGCTCCAGACCAGCGCTCCATTAATGTGGCAAAAAAGTATGGTTTAAATATTTCTCATTTAAAAGGCCGACAATTTAGTGTTTCGGATTTTGATGCCTTTGATGTCATTTATGTGATGGACGAAACTAATTTTAAAAATGTTATTGCTTTAGCTAGAAATGATGAAGATATGGCCAAAGTCAAATTTGTTTTAAATGAAGTGTACCCCAACCAAAACTACAGTGTTCCCGACCCATATTACGGTGGTGATGAAGGTTTCGAGAATGTTTACAAAATGCTCGACGAAGCCTGCGATAACATTGCAAAGAAGTTAAACCACTAGTAACTAGCACAAAACAGCATCTTATTTATTAACTTTACTCGATAATCGAGATTTAATTGCTCCGAAGCTTGCCTCGAAATTTTTAAGGTCTTTTCCTCAAGAATGTATTACGAGCTTGCTCCGAGGTAATTTATTTAAAAAAGATGCATCATGAAAACACAACTTCTCACTATAATTTTTTGCTGTTTTGAATTTTTTGGGTTTTCACAAACAGTGGAATTACAAAGTTTTGGTCCTAATTTTTCAAGTCCAGTTGAAATTGTAAACGCTGGCGATAGCAGGCTTTTTATTGTTGAAAAAGCAGGGGTAATTAAAATTTTAAATGCTAACGGCACAGTAAATCCAACGCCATTTTTGAATATTTCAACCTTGGTTGGCTCTGGTGGCGAACGCGGATTGCTAGGTTTAGCCTTTGCACCAGATTACGCAACGTCTGGTAGATTTTATGTGAATTATACGGACAACACCAGCATCTCGGAACCCAACTCTATTATTGCAAGATATACCGTAAGTGCAAATCCGGATATCGCAAATACCACCGAAACCATTTTACTTACCATTAAACAACCTTTTGAAAATCACAACGGTGGAAAATTGGCTTTTGGACAAGATAATTTTTTATACATAGGCACTGGTGACGGCGGAAGCGGTGGCGACCCTGGAGACAGAGCGCAAAATACCAGTTCGTTTCTAGGAAAGCTTTTGCGGATAGATGTGAGCGGAAGCACCTATAGTATTCCAAGTTCAAATCCGTTTTCAAGTTCTGCGAATGGACAGAATGATCCCCGTCCGGAAATTTTTGCAATCGGATTAAGGAATCCTTGGAAATTTTCATTCGATACATCAAATGGCGATTTATGGATTGCCGATGTTGGACAAAATGCCTACGAAGAAATAAACAAAGTAACAGGCTCTGGCACACCCGGTGATAATTATGGCTGGAGATGTTATGAAGGCAACAATCACGTATATAATTCAAGTGGCAACTGTCCATCAAATTTTAATGAAACCATTGCGCCTGTTGCTGAATACGCCCATGTTGGAAGCGGGTGTTCTGGTTCAGTCACTGGTGGTTTTGTATACAGAGGCAACATGTTCCCTAATTTTAATGGCAAGTATTTTTTTGCCGATTATTGCTCACAGCAAATCGGTATTTTAACCGATACGGGGTCAAGTTGGTCCATGGCTATGCAAACACCAAATATTACAGGTGGTTGGACATCTTTAGGAGAAGATTATAATGGTGAACTCTATATCGCTGGCGGCTCTAATGTTTACAAAATAATCGACCCTAATTTAAGTGTTGATGAACATAGTGGGTTTCATTTTAAAATATATCCCAATCCTGCAAACAGAAGTTTTTCTATTGATTTGTCCTCCAAATTCAATACCGTAGAATCTATTTCTATTTATAACATTCACGGTCAAAAAATAAAGACCCTTTCAAAATCAAACAAACAAATCCTAAATATTTCTACTAAAAATTACCATAGTGGTTTATATTTTGTTGAGATTTGTACCAATAAAGCATCAAAAATCGTAAAAAAGCTTATAATCAATTAAATGGAAAATCAACTTGGTCATTTATACCTTATCCCAACCACTTTAGGTGATACGGCACCCCTTGAGGTATTACCCATGTCGGTAAAAAAAGTTATTGAAGACGTAAACACTTATATTGTTGAAAACGAAAAAACCGCACG
Protein-coding regions in this window:
- the dnaA gene encoding chromosomal replication initiator protein DnaA, with the translated sequence MSKTAQSVWNNCLEFIKDNIQPQAYKTWFEPIKAVKLTDNALSIQVPSKFFYEWLEEHYVKILKVSLTKELGEKAKLVYIIKMENTYGNKQPFTEKIPSANRSAVKAQDVDIPLNNKNPELRNPFVIPGIRNVKIESQLNPNYSFENFLEGDSNRLARSAGLAVAAKPGGTSFNPLLIFGGVGLGKTHLAHAIGVDIKDKYPEKTVLYISAEKFTQQYIDSVKKNNRNDFIHFYQIIDVLIIDDVQFLSGKSGTQDVFFHIFNHLHQNGKQVILTSDKAPVDMQDIEQRLLSRFKWGLSAELQNPDFETRVSILKNKLYRDGVEMPDDIIEYVAKNIKTNVRELEGAIISLIAQSSFNKKEITIELAKQIVEKFVKNTKREVSIDYIQKIVSDYFQMDVDTLQSKTRKRHIVQARQLAMFFAKKLTKASLASIGSQIGKRDHATVLHACKTVDNLSSTDKQFRKYVEDITKKLSV
- a CDS encoding low molecular weight protein-tyrosine-phosphatase, producing the protein MTKILMVCLGNICRSPLAEGIMRSKLPNDTYLVDSAGTANYHIGKAPDQRSINVAKKYGLNISHLKGRQFSVSDFDAFDVIYVMDETNFKNVIALARNDEDMAKVKFVLNEVYPNQNYSVPDPYYGGDEGFENVYKMLDEACDNIAKKLNH
- a CDS encoding PQQ-dependent sugar dehydrogenase yields the protein MKTQLLTIIFCCFEFFGFSQTVELQSFGPNFSSPVEIVNAGDSRLFIVEKAGVIKILNANGTVNPTPFLNISTLVGSGGERGLLGLAFAPDYATSGRFYVNYTDNTSISEPNSIIARYTVSANPDIANTTETILLTIKQPFENHNGGKLAFGQDNFLYIGTGDGGSGGDPGDRAQNTSSFLGKLLRIDVSGSTYSIPSSNPFSSSANGQNDPRPEIFAIGLRNPWKFSFDTSNGDLWIADVGQNAYEEINKVTGSGTPGDNYGWRCYEGNNHVYNSSGNCPSNFNETIAPVAEYAHVGSGCSGSVTGGFVYRGNMFPNFNGKYFFADYCSQQIGILTDTGSSWSMAMQTPNITGGWTSLGEDYNGELYIAGGSNVYKIIDPNLSVDEHSGFHFKIYPNPANRSFSIDLSSKFNTVESISIYNIHGQKIKTLSKSNKQILNISTKNYHSGLYFVEICTNKASKIVKKLIIN